One segment of Anatilimnocola aggregata DNA contains the following:
- the mch gene encoding methenyltetrahydromethanopterin cyclohydrolase — translation MPVASLSLNDRAWQRADLLAAEPLRYNLHVARLPGGARLIDCGVQVAGGLEAGRQLAEICLSGLGTVSIVPGERQLWAGPAVTVHTDQPVAACLASQYAGWQVTCEKYFAMGSGPMRAAANREPLFKDIGNTEAPQQVVGILETNQLPTAAITGQIAEACRVAPDKVTLLCAPTASLAGTMQVVARSLETALHKLHELKFDLTKIVSGFGVAPLPPIAKDDLDAIGRTNDAILYGGEVTIWVRASDDELATLGPQVPSSSSRDFGEPFGKIFERYSGDFYKIDPFLFSPAVINFVNLTSGKLHRFGQFRPDVLQQWLT, via the coding sequence ATGCCCGTGGCGAGTCTATCCCTCAACGATCGAGCCTGGCAACGTGCCGACCTCCTGGCGGCTGAGCCGTTGCGCTACAATTTGCATGTCGCCCGGCTTCCTGGTGGAGCGCGGCTGATCGACTGCGGCGTACAGGTCGCTGGGGGCTTGGAAGCAGGTCGTCAACTCGCAGAAATTTGCCTGTCGGGGCTGGGGACCGTCAGCATTGTTCCCGGCGAGCGACAGTTGTGGGCAGGGCCAGCGGTGACAGTTCATACCGATCAGCCCGTGGCCGCGTGCCTGGCTTCGCAATATGCGGGCTGGCAAGTGACGTGCGAAAAGTACTTTGCGATGGGTTCGGGGCCCATGCGGGCGGCGGCCAATCGCGAGCCGCTGTTCAAGGACATTGGCAACACCGAAGCGCCGCAGCAAGTGGTCGGCATCCTCGAAACCAATCAACTGCCGACTGCAGCCATCACCGGTCAGATTGCCGAAGCCTGCCGGGTCGCGCCCGACAAAGTGACGCTACTCTGCGCTCCAACCGCGAGCCTCGCGGGCACCATGCAAGTTGTCGCCCGGTCGCTCGAAACGGCCCTGCACAAATTGCACGAGCTCAAGTTCGATCTCACCAAGATTGTCAGTGGGTTTGGTGTTGCTCCCTTGCCGCCAATCGCCAAGGACGACCTGGACGCGATCGGACGCACGAACGATGCGATTCTTTATGGCGGCGAAGTGACGATTTGGGTCCGCGCAAGCGACGACGAATTGGCCACCCTTGGCCCGCAGGTTCCCAGTAGCTCTTCACGCGATTTTGGCGAGCCGTTCGGCAAGATTTTCGAGCGTTATAGCGGCGACTTCTATAAAATCGATCCGTTTCTGTTCAGTCCAGCCGTGATTAACTTCGTCAATTTGACGAGCGGCAAGTTGCATCGCTTCGGCCAGTTTCGCCCGGACGTGCTGCAGCAGTGGCTGACTTAA
- a CDS encoding ATP-grasp domain-containing protein: MRIAVLAAPDSWYARDLQRAAGDRCEVSIAAFSEMKASIPRSGAIQISSGECNLSACEAILVRTMPPGSLEQVVFRMDCLARYEAAGGIAINPTRAVEAAVDKFLTSAKLQSAGLLTPRTIVCQSFEAGMQAFEELGGDVVVKPLFGSEGRGLIRLQDSNLALRAFKMLAQLNAVLYVQEFIPHEGEDWRLLVLGEQVFGMRRRNPHDWRTNVSRGASTAPLEVTPELRDLALRAAAAVQAPIAGVDLLPARDGQLYVLEVNAVPGWKALARTLDVDIARHVIDFTAAAIRSRD, encoded by the coding sequence ATGCGAATCGCCGTGCTGGCTGCTCCCGATAGTTGGTACGCGCGCGACCTGCAGCGGGCTGCCGGCGATCGTTGCGAAGTTTCGATTGCGGCATTCAGCGAAATGAAGGCCAGCATTCCCCGCAGCGGTGCGATCCAAATCTCGAGCGGCGAGTGCAATCTGTCGGCCTGCGAGGCCATCCTTGTTCGCACCATGCCCCCGGGCAGTTTGGAGCAAGTTGTTTTTCGCATGGATTGCCTGGCTCGGTACGAAGCGGCCGGTGGCATCGCGATCAATCCGACCCGCGCGGTCGAAGCGGCCGTCGATAAATTTCTCACTTCCGCCAAGCTGCAATCGGCGGGGCTTCTAACTCCGCGGACGATTGTCTGCCAATCGTTCGAAGCAGGCATGCAAGCCTTTGAAGAGCTTGGTGGCGATGTAGTCGTGAAACCGCTCTTCGGCAGTGAAGGGCGCGGGCTGATTCGCCTGCAAGATAGCAACCTGGCGTTGCGGGCTTTTAAGATGCTCGCGCAGTTGAATGCGGTGCTCTATGTGCAGGAGTTTATTCCGCACGAAGGTGAAGATTGGCGGCTGCTGGTGCTGGGCGAGCAAGTGTTTGGCATGCGGCGGCGCAATCCGCACGACTGGCGGACGAACGTCAGCCGCGGCGCGAGCACAGCGCCGCTAGAAGTTACACCCGAACTGCGAGACTTAGCTCTCCGCGCTGCTGCAGCTGTCCAGGCGCCGATTGCTGGCGTCGATCTGCTTCCCGCGCGCGATGGTCAGCTGTATGTGCTGGAGGTGAATGCCGTACCCGGGTGGAAGGCGCTGGCGCGCACGCTCGATGTCGACATTGCCCGGCATGTAATCGACTTCACCGCGGCTGCCATTCGCAGCCGCGATTAG
- a CDS encoding DUF4198 domain-containing protein, whose protein sequence is MKVASFLAPVLVCLVALPAWAHFIFIATRPNAAGKPAVHILFGDDSIASEAKFLDNVAHTKVWAHEAGKPPVEVKLEKEIMGENGTWMGATDVVGRAFTANCEYGVTSRGGAEPSLLVYHAKHIDATDPAALKSFARTENLKLDIVPSFQGEEGELQVLFDGKPAANAQVIIWTPDKYEKETENFTDADGKVKFKANQKGLWQVRARHTNAVAGKKGDKEYKAEKHYCTLVLKNGEVKPEAAAK, encoded by the coding sequence ATGAAAGTTGCTTCGTTCCTTGCGCCCGTGCTTGTTTGCCTGGTCGCCTTGCCCGCCTGGGCTCACTTCATTTTTATTGCTACGCGGCCCAATGCGGCCGGTAAGCCAGCCGTCCATATTCTCTTCGGCGATGATTCGATCGCCAGCGAAGCGAAGTTCCTGGACAACGTGGCCCACACCAAGGTCTGGGCGCATGAAGCAGGCAAGCCGCCGGTCGAAGTGAAGTTGGAAAAAGAGATCATGGGCGAGAATGGCACCTGGATGGGGGCGACCGACGTTGTCGGCCGGGCCTTCACTGCCAATTGCGAATATGGTGTGACTTCGCGCGGCGGAGCCGAGCCTTCGTTGCTTGTCTATCACGCCAAGCATATCGACGCGACCGATCCGGCCGCGCTCAAAAGTTTTGCCCGCACGGAGAACCTCAAGCTGGACATCGTTCCTTCGTTCCAGGGTGAAGAAGGGGAACTGCAAGTGCTGTTCGACGGCAAGCCTGCCGCGAATGCCCAGGTCATCATCTGGACCCCAGACAAGTACGAGAAGGAAACCGAGAATTTCACCGATGCCGACGGCAAGGTGAAGTTCAAGGCCAATCAAAAGGGGTTGTGGCAAGTCCGCGCTCGCCACACCAACGCGGTTGCTGGCAAAAAGGGGGACAAAGAGTACAAGGCCGAAAAGCACTACTGCACGCTCGTGCTGAAGAACGGCGAAGTGAAGCCCGAAGCGGCTGCGAAGTAA